In the genome of Propionispora hippei DSM 15287, one region contains:
- a CDS encoding putative sulfate exporter family transporter encodes MGQGVGAAPGVAGAWIGTSEFADAAGFAAAQAIGDERAVTTFTLMKVVGRDMFVGIWAFLVAILSVTVWEKGKGAAETIDKKEIWRRFPKFIIGFFVASLFTTFVITMLGTQGGAVYSKEVIGVLKTLRGWAFTWTFLCIGFTTRFRELTAVGWKPLAAFTLGVLINVPLGYWLSSSVFAGYWLGIK; translated from the coding sequence CTGGGCCAAGGTGTTGGGGCGGCACCGGGCGTCGCCGGCGCCTGGATCGGTACCTCCGAGTTTGCCGATGCAGCCGGGTTTGCCGCCGCGCAGGCTATTGGCGATGAACGGGCCGTGACTACCTTCACTTTGATGAAAGTGGTAGGACGCGATATGTTTGTCGGTATTTGGGCGTTCCTGGTGGCTATTCTGTCGGTAACGGTATGGGAAAAAGGCAAGGGTGCGGCGGAGACAATCGACAAAAAAGAAATTTGGCGGCGTTTCCCCAAATTCATTATCGGCTTTTTTGTGGCGTCTCTGTTTACCACTTTTGTGATTACCATGCTGGGAACCCAAGGCGGCGCCGTTTACTCCAAAGAGGTTATCGGAGTTTTGAAGACCCTGCGGGGCTGGGCCTTTACCTGGACGTTCCTTTGCATCGGGTTTACCACCCGGTTCCGTGAACTGACCGCGGTAGGCTGGAAGCCTCTGGCTGCCTTTACCCTGGGTGTTCTGATCAATGTTCCGCTTGGCTATTGGCTGTCCAGTTCGGTGTTTGCCGGTTACTGGCTGGGGATTAAATAA
- a CDS encoding YeiH family protein, translating into MSEIAVKEQHSPVLSDWLKKEDSWAIIIALGIILLATAGFLGGGIGLFKVMAVVIPAWSGAAKLAVELTKQVTGLIYLYVFAVLVFSGGAQVMGYNGKRFAIGFSVLFLASIVVTILGSNQVIKNWQLETPILALLIGLLFGNTVRLPAWFQPALRTEYYVKTGIILMGATLPFTIILAAGPAAILQALIVSFVTFGIIYFAATRLFGLDPRFSACLGAGGSICGVSAAIAIGGACRAEKQHVSVAISLVIVWAVAMIFLLPAWAKVLGRHRASPAPGSVPPSLPMQPGLPPRRLLAMNGP; encoded by the coding sequence ATGAGTGAGATTGCGGTAAAGGAACAACATTCGCCAGTCTTGAGTGATTGGCTCAAAAAGGAGGATTCCTGGGCGATCATTATCGCTCTGGGCATCATTTTGCTGGCAACGGCCGGTTTTCTCGGCGGTGGCATCGGTCTGTTCAAGGTCATGGCGGTTGTTATTCCGGCCTGGTCAGGCGCGGCAAAACTGGCGGTCGAGCTGACGAAGCAGGTAACAGGTCTTATCTATCTTTATGTGTTTGCTGTCTTGGTGTTCAGTGGCGGTGCCCAGGTGATGGGCTATAACGGAAAACGGTTTGCTATTGGTTTTTCGGTTTTATTTCTGGCTTCTATTGTGGTAACCATTTTGGGGTCAAATCAGGTAATTAAGAACTGGCAGCTCGAAACGCCGATTCTGGCGCTCTTAATCGGTTTGCTGTTTGGTAACACGGTGAGGCTGCCGGCATGGTTTCAGCCGGCGCTGCGAACCGAGTATTATGTCAAAACCGGGATTATTCTCATGGGTGCCACCCTGCCGTTTACTATTATTTTAGCGGCCGGTCCGGCGGCCATATTGCAGGCGTTGATTGTTTCCTTTGTTACCTTCGGCATTATTTATTTTGCGGCTACGCGGCTGTTTGGGCTGGACCCGCGGTTTAGCGCCTGCCTGGGAGCCGGTGGCTCCATTTGCGGCGTATCGGCGGCCATTGCCATTGGCGGGGCTTGCCGGGCGGAAAAGCAGCATGTTTCGGTGGCTATTTCCCTGGTTATTGTTTGGGCTGTGGCGATGATCTTCCTGCTGCCGGCCTGGGCCAAGGTGTTGGGGCGGCACCGGGCGTCGCCGGCGCCTGGATCGGTACCTCCGAGTTTGCCGATGCAGCCGGGTTTGCCGCCGCGCAGGCTATTGGCGATGAACGGGCCGTGA
- the mmsB gene encoding multiple monosaccharide ABC transporter permease, translated as MLKKMIQNNIREYGMVFALIFIVVFFEIVSKGTLLMPLNVTNLIQQNSYILVLAIGMLLVIVAFQIDLSVGSITAFVGAMSAIFMVDNQMGVIPAVLLSLLLGALAGAWQGYWISYFRIPAFIVTLAGMLVFRGLTMTVLNGQSKGPFPVSFQKVSNGFIPDLFGGSSLHITTLVLGIALTLIYIYFEISSRKAKQRYNFEVIPFQFMLVKIGVVAIAINWFMYLLASYKGVPNVLILLFFLIVMYTFITTKTVIGRHIYAVGGNEKAAKLSGVKTKSIVFWVFVNMGVLAALSGLVFAARLNAATPKAGVGFELDAIAACFIGGASVSGGTGAIMGAIIGGLVMGVMNNGMSLLGVTVDMQQTIKGLVLLVAVAFDIYTKSKQS; from the coding sequence ATGTTAAAAAAAATGATACAGAACAATATCCGGGAATACGGTATGGTGTTTGCCTTGATCTTTATTGTGGTTTTTTTTGAAATAGTCAGTAAGGGAACACTATTAATGCCGTTAAATGTGACAAATTTGATCCAGCAGAATAGTTACATTCTGGTTTTGGCCATTGGGATGCTGCTGGTTATCGTTGCTTTTCAAATCGATTTGTCGGTAGGATCAATCACTGCCTTTGTCGGAGCCATGTCGGCTATTTTTATGGTAGATAATCAGATGGGAGTTATTCCTGCGGTACTGCTTTCCCTGCTGCTTGGCGCGCTGGCCGGGGCTTGGCAGGGATATTGGATTTCTTATTTCCGCATACCGGCATTTATTGTAACGCTGGCAGGCATGCTGGTTTTCCGAGGACTGACGATGACGGTACTCAATGGACAGTCTAAAGGCCCTTTTCCGGTCAGTTTTCAGAAAGTGAGCAACGGGTTTATTCCCGATCTGTTCGGTGGCAGTTCCCTGCACATTACAACCCTGGTGCTTGGCATCGCACTGACTTTGATTTATATTTATTTTGAAATCAGCAGCCGGAAGGCCAAGCAACGGTACAATTTTGAGGTCATACCGTTTCAATTTATGCTGGTAAAAATCGGCGTTGTGGCCATTGCCATTAACTGGTTCATGTACTTGCTGGCTTCTTACAAAGGTGTGCCCAACGTACTGATTCTACTGTTTTTTCTTATCGTTATGTACACCTTTATTACCACAAAAACAGTCATTGGCCGGCATATTTATGCGGTTGGCGGCAATGAGAAGGCGGCTAAATTATCCGGGGTGAAGACCAAAAGCATTGTATTTTGGGTTTTTGTCAACATGGGGGTTTTAGCAGCCCTTTCCGGCCTGGTTTTTGCCGCCAGACTTAACGCGGCAACGCCGAAAGCCGGTGTCGGGTTTGAACTGGATGCCATTGCGGCCTGTTTTATTGGCGGGGCATCGGTATCCGGCGGCACGGGGGCTATTATGGGGGCGATTATCGGCGGCTTGGTTATGGGCGTGATGAATAACGGCATGTCATTGCTGGGCGTCACGGTCGATATGCAACAAACTATTAAAGGACTTGTATTGCTGGTGGCGGTTGCTTTCGACATTTACACGAAGTCGAAACAGTCATAA
- the chvE gene encoding multiple monosaccharide ABC transporter substrate-binding protein encodes MKKMVSLLLVLVMTMLLAACGSTTSPTAADKGGKKKVGIAMPTKSSSRWIADGDNIVKQLQAKGYEVDLQYGEDNVENQVAQIENMITKGANVLVVASIDGEALSDVLQKAKDSHIPVIAYDRLIKKTPNVDYYATFDNFKVGVLQGQYIEEKLGLKEGKGPFNIEIFGGSPDDNNAYMFFDGAMSILKPYIDSGKLVVKSGQMDMKVCATLRWDGATAQTRMDNLLSKNYTSDKVDAVLSPYDGISIGVISSLKAVGYGSGSRPMPVITGQDAEIPSIKSIIKGEQSMTVFKDTRDLAKVTVAMVEAVLNGKTAETNDNKTYNNGVKVVPSYLLPPVAVDKTNYKKVLVDSGYYTEDKLQ; translated from the coding sequence ATGAAAAAAATGGTATCTCTCCTACTGGTATTGGTAATGACAATGCTTTTGGCAGCTTGTGGATCAACCACCAGCCCCACTGCCGCAGACAAAGGCGGCAAGAAAAAGGTGGGTATTGCCATGCCAACCAAGTCGTCTTCTCGCTGGATTGCCGACGGTGACAATATTGTAAAACAACTGCAGGCCAAAGGGTATGAAGTAGATCTGCAGTATGGTGAGGATAATGTGGAAAATCAAGTTGCTCAGATTGAAAACATGATTACCAAAGGGGCTAATGTTCTGGTTGTCGCTTCCATCGACGGTGAAGCGTTAAGCGACGTGCTGCAAAAAGCCAAAGACAGTCATATTCCGGTTATTGCCTATGACCGTTTGATTAAAAAGACACCAAATGTTGACTATTATGCTACTTTTGATAATTTCAAGGTTGGGGTTCTACAGGGCCAGTATATTGAAGAAAAACTAGGGTTAAAGGAAGGCAAGGGGCCTTTTAATATCGAAATATTCGGTGGATCACCGGATGATAATAATGCCTATATGTTTTTTGATGGCGCTATGTCCATTTTGAAACCGTACATTGATTCGGGGAAATTGGTGGTAAAAAGCGGCCAGATGGATATGAAGGTTTGTGCTACGTTACGCTGGGACGGAGCTACAGCCCAGACCAGGATGGATAATCTGTTGAGCAAAAATTACACTTCAGATAAAGTAGATGCCGTTTTGTCGCCTTATGACGGAATCAGCATTGGTGTTATTTCTTCATTAAAGGCCGTGGGATATGGCAGCGGATCTCGCCCGATGCCGGTTATTACCGGGCAGGATGCGGAAATTCCTTCGATAAAATCCATTATCAAAGGGGAGCAGTCCATGACGGTGTTTAAAGACACCCGGGATCTGGCAAAGGTTACCGTAGCGATGGTAGAGGCTGTTTTAAACGGTAAGACGGCAGAAACCAACGATAACAAAACATATAACAACGGGGTTAAGGTTGTTCCCTCCTATCTTTTGCCGCCGGTTGCGGTAGATAAAACTAACTATAAGAAAGTCCTGGTTGACAGCGGCTATTATACCGAGGATAAGTTGCAATAA
- a CDS encoding sigma-54 interaction domain-containing protein, translating to MKRAIVAAEARLNLEFVLMLMLKARELEERWQTRLFFDNGKKDAVPVTEVVSILRLCNLRNPELWISSRDEVSPPAEEELAAFVERDFRNLVWDVETGSFRNKKASVDGKLAVLLGLLGDGVCVLDAAAAITHVNEAYSAMIDRSLKIGSSLEHTCLGDMVKQVFASGKTVHTLISDRNTAAQIMATLQPILANGRVTGIISVLKHSDTIQNLSETVRLVTEKSKKLEEQSKRERENRWYPERYVSETPEQKIVRALKPGASFQSFIGMHHTVLEALALAGKAAQVQSTVLITGKSGTGKELVAEGIHQAGPRSLQPLVKVNCAAIPESLLESELFGHEKGAFTGAIKRKLGKFELAHKGTLFLDEIGEMGLEMQTKLLRVLQNSTFERVGGEMTLQVDVRIVAATNRDLEQMVREGTFREDLYYRLNVIPIHLPPLGERKTDIPLLVNYFFKWFNRQLGRDVKGISQAAMDALVRYGWPGNVRELKNIIERVVVLTDEAYIDICDLPQCFHQGRRCDGEETHFYGSITKEEIFPLEKYEKDIIRAALERYGSYSAAAKALGITHKTVAAKARKYGLLDWINHWTLL from the coding sequence ATGAAGAGGGCGATTGTAGCGGCGGAGGCGCGGCTAAACCTGGAGTTTGTGCTGATGCTAATGCTAAAGGCTCGGGAACTGGAAGAACGGTGGCAGACACGGCTTTTCTTCGACAATGGCAAAAAGGATGCCGTACCGGTAACGGAAGTGGTCAGCATACTTCGGTTGTGCAATCTGCGCAATCCCGAGCTGTGGATATCGTCAAGGGATGAAGTGTCGCCGCCGGCGGAGGAGGAACTGGCGGCTTTTGTGGAGCGTGATTTCCGAAATCTGGTATGGGATGTGGAGACAGGTTCCTTCCGGAACAAAAAGGCGTCGGTTGACGGGAAGCTGGCTGTGCTGCTGGGGCTGTTGGGCGATGGGGTTTGTGTGTTGGATGCCGCGGCGGCAATCACTCATGTTAATGAGGCGTACAGCGCCATGATTGACCGGTCCTTAAAGATTGGTTCCAGCTTAGAGCATACCTGTCTGGGCGATATGGTAAAGCAAGTGTTTGCTTCGGGCAAAACTGTCCATACCCTGATCTCTGATCGAAATACGGCGGCACAGATTATGGCGACGCTGCAGCCCATTCTGGCGAATGGCCGGGTAACCGGAATCATATCTGTTTTAAAGCACAGCGATACTATTCAGAACCTGAGTGAAACGGTTCGCTTAGTGACCGAAAAGTCAAAGAAGCTGGAGGAACAGTCGAAGCGAGAGCGGGAAAATCGCTGGTATCCGGAACGGTATGTCAGTGAGACACCGGAGCAGAAGATTGTCCGGGCGCTGAAGCCGGGAGCCTCCTTTCAGTCATTTATCGGCATGCATCATACCGTCCTGGAGGCGCTGGCACTGGCCGGCAAGGCGGCACAGGTCCAGTCTACCGTGCTGATAACAGGGAAAAGCGGTACCGGCAAGGAACTGGTCGCCGAAGGCATCCATCAAGCCGGTCCGCGCTCGCTGCAGCCGCTGGTCAAGGTTAACTGTGCGGCCATTCCGGAGTCGCTGTTGGAAAGTGAACTGTTTGGCCATGAGAAGGGTGCTTTCACGGGAGCAATTAAGCGAAAATTGGGAAAATTTGAGCTTGCTCATAAGGGAACGTTGTTTCTCGATGAAATCGGTGAGATGGGGCTGGAAATGCAGACCAAGCTGCTCAGGGTATTGCAAAACAGTACGTTTGAACGGGTCGGTGGTGAAATGACGCTGCAGGTCGATGTGCGGATTGTGGCAGCCACTAACCGGGATTTGGAACAGATGGTCCGGGAAGGGACTTTTCGTGAGGATTTATATTACCGGTTGAATGTCATTCCCATTCACCTGCCGCCGCTAGGCGAACGTAAAACTGACATTCCCTTGTTGGTTAATTATTTTTTTAAATGGTTTAACCGGCAGCTTGGCCGGGATGTCAAAGGCATCAGCCAGGCTGCCATGGATGCGCTGGTCCGGTATGGCTGGCCGGGCAATGTCCGGGAACTCAAGAATATCATTGAGCGGGTCGTCGTACTGACCGATGAGGCTTATATTGATATTTGCGATTTACCGCAGTGCTTTCATCAGGGACGGCGCTGCGATGGGGAGGAGACTCACTTTTACGGTTCGATCACCAAAGAAGAAATTTTTCCGCTGGAAAAGTATGAAAAGGATATCATCCGGGCGGCCCTGGAACGGTACGGAAGCTATTCCGCTGCCGCCAAGGCGCTGGGCATTACTCACAAAACAGTAGCCGCCAAGGCCCGCAAATACGGACTGTTGGACTGGATTAATCATTGGACGCTATTATAA
- the mmsA gene encoding multiple monosaccharide ABC transporter ATP-binding protein, with protein sequence MGEYILEMINITKVFPGVRALNNVNLQVRRGEIHALLGENGAGKSTLMKILSGVYPYGTYEGEIRYQGERCEFKTIKDSEKKGIVIIHQELALIPYMSISENIFLGNENKKQGIIDWHATTARTQELLAKVGLKELPGTIITNIGVGKQQLVEIAKALSKEVQLLILDEPTSALNEADSDNLLNLLLEFKKQGITSILISHKLNEISRIADAITILRDGATIETLDAKIGITEDRIIQGMVGRTLTDRFPPRTSVIGEVIFEVKNWNVYHPLHSDRQILRDIHITIRKGEVVGIAGLMGAGRTELAMSIFGKSYGQKISGQIFKNGHECPLETVNDAIRHGIAYVTEDRKQYGLILDDEIRMNATLANLKKLARHGIVNANQEIVEVENNRKQLNIKCSSILQKTVNLSGGNQQKVVLAKWIFAEPDVLILDEPTRGIDVGAKFEIYTIINSLVKQGKGVLLISSELPEILGMCDRIYVMSEGRITGELPRAEASQEKIMKHVITR encoded by the coding sequence ATGGGAGAGTATATTTTGGAAATGATTAACATCACCAAAGTTTTTCCCGGAGTTAGAGCGCTAAATAATGTCAATTTGCAGGTTAGAAGAGGAGAAATTCATGCACTGCTTGGCGAAAACGGTGCCGGTAAATCAACTTTGATGAAAATTTTAAGCGGAGTATATCCCTACGGTACCTATGAGGGGGAAATCCGTTATCAAGGAGAGCGTTGTGAATTTAAAACCATCAAAGACAGCGAGAAAAAGGGAATTGTTATTATTCATCAGGAACTGGCACTTATTCCTTATATGTCGATCTCAGAAAACATCTTTTTAGGCAATGAGAATAAAAAGCAGGGAATTATTGACTGGCACGCTACTACGGCACGGACGCAGGAATTGCTGGCGAAGGTAGGCTTGAAAGAATTACCGGGGACAATCATTACCAATATCGGTGTCGGCAAGCAGCAGCTGGTGGAGATCGCTAAGGCGCTTTCCAAAGAAGTGCAGCTGTTAATTTTGGATGAGCCCACATCGGCGCTGAATGAAGCAGACAGCGATAATCTGCTTAATTTGTTGCTGGAGTTTAAAAAGCAGGGCATCACTTCGATTTTGATTTCCCACAAACTAAATGAAATTTCCCGTATTGCCGATGCGATTACTATTTTGCGCGACGGGGCTACCATTGAAACGCTTGATGCCAAAATCGGCATTACGGAAGACCGCATTATCCAGGGCATGGTCGGCAGAACTCTGACCGACCGGTTTCCCCCAAGGACTTCGGTCATTGGCGAAGTTATCTTTGAGGTGAAGAACTGGAATGTGTATCATCCCTTGCATAGTGACCGGCAAATCCTGCGTGATATTCATATAACCATCCGAAAAGGTGAGGTGGTGGGAATTGCCGGACTGATGGGAGCGGGCAGAACAGAACTGGCCATGAGTATTTTTGGCAAGTCCTACGGACAGAAAATCAGCGGTCAGATTTTTAAAAACGGTCATGAATGTCCTTTGGAAACCGTGAATGATGCTATTCGTCACGGTATTGCCTATGTGACGGAAGACCGCAAACAATACGGGCTCATTTTGGACGATGAAATCAGAATGAATGCCACGCTGGCCAATCTCAAAAAACTTGCCCGCCACGGTATTGTTAACGCTAATCAGGAAATTGTGGAGGTCGAAAACAACCGTAAGCAGCTCAATATAAAGTGCTCCAGCATTTTGCAGAAAACAGTGAACTTAAGCGGCGGCAATCAGCAAAAGGTCGTGTTGGCAAAATGGATTTTTGCCGAACCGGATGTTTTGATCTTAGATGAACCTACTCGCGGCATTGACGTGGGAGCCAAGTTTGAAATATACACCATTATTAACAGTTTGGTCAAGCAGGGGAAGGGCGTTTTGCTCATATCCTCCGAATTGCCGGAAATTCTGGGTATGTGCGACCGGATTTATGTAATGAGTGAAGGGCGGATTACCGGAGAACTGCCGCGGGCAGAGGCTTCTCAGGAAAAAATCATGAAACATGTAATAACAAGGTAG
- a CDS encoding Lin0368 family putative glycerol transporter subunit: MSVAGMITTFTGAFLVVFAVSTVWGKFFGKYDMAGSMIAAGFLIGTMWCLNHGASIGIPGVLNGATGVNLIVQGKDAPWVDMAWAIGAGVFANSIYSGGNVARAIPTVVSVAAGGLLGGFILSCVGK; encoded by the coding sequence ATGTCTGTAGCGGGTATGATTACCACATTTACCGGCGCATTTTTAGTGGTTTTTGCTGTCAGTACAGTGTGGGGCAAGTTCTTTGGCAAATACGATATGGCCGGTTCGATGATTGCCGCCGGGTTTCTTATTGGCACCATGTGGTGCTTAAACCACGGCGCCAGCATCGGTATTCCCGGCGTGTTAAACGGCGCTACCGGTGTGAATCTAATTGTGCAGGGCAAGGATGCGCCCTGGGTGGATATGGCCTGGGCTATTGGGGCAGGCGTGTTTGCCAACAGCATCTATAGCGGAGGCAACGTAGCCAGGGCCATTCCGACCGTCGTCAGTGTGGCGGCCGGCGGGCTGTTGGGCGGATTTATTTTATCCTGTGTCGGTAAATAG
- a CDS encoding Lin0368 family putative glycerol transporter subunit translates to MRQLGSLLGACMAGILVFNVWGKIAGTYGVFGGWLAGFAIISLAWSINHWVGVIYNKEGAAVVDQGLGIAIAGTAMGVFNGAPFAAAVPTLVLCILGGITGGIVAGIVMDAVNKPAVQTERKEVNL, encoded by the coding sequence ATGAGACAGCTTGGATCGTTGTTGGGAGCCTGTATGGCGGGTATCCTGGTATTTAACGTCTGGGGGAAGATTGCCGGTACGTATGGTGTGTTTGGCGGCTGGCTGGCAGGGTTTGCCATTATATCGCTGGCCTGGAGCATTAACCACTGGGTAGGGGTTATTTACAACAAGGAAGGAGCAGCGGTGGTTGACCAAGGGTTAGGCATTGCCATTGCCGGCACGGCTATGGGCGTATTCAACGGCGCGCCGTTTGCGGCCGCTGTTCCGACGCTGGTGCTTTGTATTCTGGGCGGCATCACCGGTGGTATCGTTGCTGGTATTGTCATGGATGCGGTTAATAAACCGGCGGTGCAAACAGAAAGGAAAGAGGTCAATCTATAA